The Panicum virgatum strain AP13 chromosome 6K, P.virgatum_v5, whole genome shotgun sequence nucleotide sequence actggagcactacaaggctcgctgggttctccgggggttcactcagcggcctggtgtggactatgatgagaccttcagcccggtcgtgaagcccgctacggtgcgcacggtcctctcgcttgtgctctcgcgcacttggcctgtgcaccagctggacgtgaagaatgcgtttattcacggcaccttgtcagagactgtctactgctcttagccagcgggatttgtggacccgagtcgtccggatatggtctaccggctcaacaagtctctctatggactgaagcaggctcctcgggcttggtactctcggttcgccacattCTTGATGACActgggattcaccgaggccaagtctgacacgtctctcttcatctatcgctgtggggatgagactgcctatctgctgctatatgtcgacgacattgtgctcacagcttccagtcagcagttgcttcagagtgtcatctcctctctgcagcgggagttcgctatgaaggatctcggtcagctccaccacttcttgggcgtcactgttgagcctcgcccgtctggtcttctccttcaccagcggcagtacgccctcgatattctggagcgggctgggatgactgattgcaagccctgctccactccagtcgacactcaggcgaagctgtctgctgatctgggtgctcCGGTggatgatcctactgcctaccggagtctggctggcgctttgcagtacctcaccttcaccaggccggatctcacctacgctgttcagcaggtctgtctccatatgcatgatccccgggagtcacaccttgctgcgctaaagcgtctcctccggtacgtccatGGCACtatggacctcggcctggtacttcaccgctcctcctctgctgagctggtggtctacaccgacgctgactgggctggctgcccggacactcgtcgctccacttccggctacaccgtcttcctgggcggcaacctggtctcctggttatccaagcggcagccggttgtctcccgctccagtgccgaggcggagtaccgtgttgtcgctaacggcgtggcggaggcgtcctggctacgacagctcttggcagaGCTCcatagcccgctcgccaagagcacgctcgtctactgcgacaacgtctgcgccgtgtatctctccaccaaccccgtccagcatcaacggacgaagcatgtggagatcgacctacacttcgtgcgcgacagagtcgcaatcggcgatgttcgggtactccacgtcccgactacctcccagtttgctgacatcttcaccaaggggctgccctcgtcgaccttctcagtgtttcgatccagcctcaacgtagccggtggctagttgtggctgcggggggtattagccctttgtactctacttgtactctcttcttgtccagtcttgaacaccgctgcaccggttgttcagactgcgggggggtgttggctttcttgttgtccaatcttgaacaccgctgcgccggtagttcagactgcgggggggtgttggagtatattgagcccatgtgtatagaggcccacctagaggcccatgtataggttctatatatacccacccatctagggttggaggaatacaacaaTTATTATCCTCCTACATTTACTACTTGAGGGTTCTAAGGATGACACAAAATACAAAGATATTTCTTTCTTGATAAAATGGAGATGGTTGATGTGCAGTAATTCACCAGTAATAAACAAGATCAAAAGAACATCAGTTGTCCCTAAGCTACATCTTTCATTTCATGAAAAGTCTTCTTTATTGGCTAGTTTTATTTCAGTACATTAGATTCAATCCAAAATAAGAGTTATATTACTGGATCTGCCCCTATTACTGAAACCACAAATGTATTTTGTTGACTCAATCTGTCTGTTACTTTATTCATGGCTAGCACCATTTGACTCCAAAGGGCAAGACATATGTTTTACTCTACTTGTGTTTTCCATTCTCTTACTATTGTCTCTCCAGGGTCATGAGGGAAGATACACCATATATGTTCATGCTTCACGGGAGAAGCCTGAACATGTTAGTCCAATATTTGTTGGCCGAGACATACACAGTGAGAAGGTAATGCTATTAAGGATGAAGCCATTGTAAGCTTGTAAAACTTGTGTATTTATGAGATTATAAGGTAGGAATTTACTTAGATTTGCACAATTCTCTACTCTACTTTTGCGATATATGCATTCTAGTATATTATCTAGTTTGTATTTTATTCCAGAGGAAATTCATCTTGACTTGGCCATTGTTCAAATCCAGATACATATGCTTGAAGAAGAACACCCCTACTTTaaagtgcaattgtgattttaccctcaatttttttaaattgtAATTTTATCCTTACTATTCACAAGTCAACGCGATTTTGCCCCTAGTCAACGGTCAAAACAGGGGCAAAACAATGTTTTCTTTCTCTAATACGCAGGAGAGTTGCATATCATTGTATTGATAGAGGAAGAAAAGAGTCATAAATAGACCCGAACACAAAATCACGTTACTTGTGAATAGCAAGGGCAAAATCGCGTTGAATGGGGGCAAAATAAAGGCAGATACCTTTTTAGAATATGTACACTTTTTATCTTGAAGAAATTATTGGTTACCATAATTCCAAAATTACAAAAGTAACACGATTCACATATAACATCCATGTAAACAAGAGCATTTCCTGGGCTAGGCTTGGCGGATGAAAAGCCTGGTTTCTTATGGGCTGAAAATCACTGCCCATACCCAACCGCTAGGTGCTAGGCATGACCAGGCTGCCTTTTATGTTTACAGTATCAAACTATCAATAATGAAAAAAACTTCATGATGGGCTCAGgctaggccctgtttgttttagTCATACTGGCTTTACCCAAGCCCATCCAATAACTCTAGCTAGCCTTTATTTTTGGGCTTTTTCAGGCTGGGCTGTCGTCAGGCTTTTGGGCCTAAGTGGGCAGGGGCAAGGCCAAAAATATCAGTGTACATGCATGTATGTTTGAGTTGGAAGTCGAACTAATCTAGAAGATGGCTTCTCACATTATGTGTATTTGTACACATGCAGAGAACTTGATTTAATAGTTTTCGTTTGATCTAAGAAGTATATATAACAGTTAGAGTTAGAAAATTAAAGTTTTCTTCACATTGGCTATACACATATACTCAAAGAGAAGGCTACTGTTTTTTGCAAATTTCCTGCAGGTAGGATGGGGAATGATTACAATGATCGATGCAGAGAGGAGGCTGTTGGCCAAAGCTCTAGAAGATATAGATAACCAGCATTTTGTATTGCTTTCAGAGAGGTGATCCATATTCCAAAGGACTCGAATATTGTTTTCTCGTAGAGTCTCGCAGTCTCTAACCATTCCTTATCCAATGATTTCAGCTGCGTTCCCCTTCACAATTTTGATTATGTATACGATTTCCTGATGGGATCAAGACACAGTTTTCTCGACTGGTTAGATGATGTTCTGTCTCAACTAGGTTAAATTCATTCATATCCATTAAGCCAATGCCCAGAAAATTGCATGCAATTTTATTGCTGTTATTCATTATTATATACAGTTGCTATCTTTTTTTCCGCCACTCACATTCTTATTTATATTTCTTGGTCAGTTTTAACGATCCTGGGCCACATGGAGTTTATAGATACTCAAAGAATATGTTACCTGAGGTTCGAGAGTCAGAATTCAGGAAGGGTTCTCAGGTGACCTTAATATTTCCTCTTTGAAGATCACAAAATCTGGATTACTAATCAATCAATGATCTATAAGCGTAAAAGGCATTATCCTGCTTATAATCAATAAAAAAACCTTTCTTGTTTTCATATAATATACTTTATTTTAGATTTGAggatttttatttttcaaatgagGTTTATATGGACTATATACTGAAATGTGTTTACAATACTACTTTTGACATTGCAGTGGTTCTCAATGAAGCGACAACATGCAATGGTGGTGATTGCAGACAGTCTTTATTACACAAAATTCAGGCTTTACTGCAGGGTAATCAAATCCAAAGTGGCTCCCTGGTCCCTGCATACATGTAGACTGTAGCAACAGCAAAGCATAATTTTGATGTTGATTAGTGAAGGGCTCAAGTTCTTCTATGATGTTGGTTTGTGATACTCAGGGATTGCTGTACGTCTAGCTTTCAGTTCGTTCTTTAGTCAATTGATTTCCTGTTTCTATCAAAATTCCAGATCTTGCACTTTACTACTATTGCTAATCATGTACATGTCATGATTGTTCAGTATGTTCTCATACAATATTTTTCCATCTGATGAAGATCCCTCCATTTTGTTTCCCTTATCCATCTGCCAAATTTGCTTGAACTAACGAACTGCTTTTGTGGAGGTCCTATAGTTATTTCTAGGACTGTTTGATCTCATTCTGTTATGTTGACAGCACTATTCTGCTCAGGCTCAATAATTTGTGTCTTTGGTTCTGCTTTGAGCCCTTTGCAGCCTGGAATGGAAGAAGGCCGCAATTGCTATGCAGACGAGCATTATCTGCCGACGTTATTCCACGTTTGTATTCAGTACACAATGGCACCGTCTATATATTTAGAAACTTCGAATCCTCAATAATATCTTCTGGGTACTGACTTTGAGAGCTCTCATTTGTATTATCCAGATGATGGATCCCGCTGGGATTGCTAATTGGTCTGTCACTTATGTTGACTGGTCTGAAGGGAAATGGCATCCCAGATCTTTCCGTGCTAAGGATGTCACTTATGAACGCCTAAAGAATATGACAGTATGCTTATCTATTCTTCATATCATCTTAACATGATTAAGCTGATCTCTTTTAATGTCTCTAACTTCCATTTTTCTGCAGTCGATTGATGTGAGCATCCACATCACCAGTGATGAGAAGGTGCCTTCCTCCCTTGCTATTTGAATCAATTTGCATGTAAACTGTTGCGAATTATTTTGTGTTTGCATTGATTTACTGGATTATTGTACCATTTTACTTTCTAATTTATCATATGTGTTGAAGTTATTCCACATGACAAGCCTGGGTAGGTTTACATATATATAGCTACCCGGTTGCAATATTTTGAGAGCAAATTATGGTAAACTACTAGGCTCTGAAGCACTTGCTCTTTTCAGTTACTGAAAATCACAAATCAAGCAAAGTTCACAATAATTGTTCCATCAGTTCATGCGTTATATTTTATTGCTGATTCCCAGTGGTTTTCAAAGAACTTCAGTTGACAAATTTTTTTCAGTTGCAACTTGAGCGCAAAGCAATTCTTCATCTTGGATGTCAATTAACTGTGGGGAGAAACGTCTTATGCTTATGTTTTTGCTGTTGACTGCAGAAAGAGCTGTTGCAGAGGCCTTGCTTGTGGAATGGACTGAAGAGACCATGCTACTTGTTTGCAAGGAAATTTTATCCTGAAGCATTTGACAATCTTGTGAACTTATTTTCAAACTACACAATTTTCTGAGTTCTTACAGGAAGCGTAAACATTTTTTGGAAGCATTGatgttttaaattttttgtaGATTTCTGGACGAGCAGATATATTTAGACTAacatagtatatatagggaAGGAATCGGACTCCGGTGCGACAAGTATTACAGAATTGTTTCACCAATAAACTGTTTTaggtttattttctttttatatagGTCTTTGGGGTTACTCTTTTCATGCTAATTCAGCTAATTATGTCAAAATTGTCACCTTTGCTATTTTTTCCCAGTTCCAAAAAGAGCACTTGCTTGTACAATTATGTCAATAATAAGGGACCGCAAGGACAACATAGTAAATGAAAGCTTTAATATTTTTAACACAGCTTTAATATTTTTAACACAGAGATAAAGAGCAGTAAAGGTCAATGAACATGATCCAAAACTTCAAGACTCAACTGTTTTGGGCACACAATGTAGCTGCGAATTGTCCACAGAAAATGAAAGCTTTTAATATTGTTAACACAGCGATTTGTTGCTTAAATATTACAATCTAGTTGGCGCACTATTAATTTTCTAGATTGATATATGTTAATGTACAATGATTCTCATCGTTCTGTTTTTTGAGAAATCAAACCTGCTAACTTATGGCACCTGTAATATTACCTACCTGCACGACCGATCCATTTTTGAAAAATGTACTGTATTGTCTGCTTTCCTGTTTTGGCAACCCctgcctccctctctctccctgcaATTTTTAGCGCCAACCAGCACTGGTCGCGGACTGAAACGCAAAAGTCTGTGGGCCCCACGAACACGTTCTGCCTTCCTCCTGGTAAATTGCCAGCAAATAGAATTGGAATCCACCGTCGCCGCTGCTTGCCGCACACCAAAGCGAAAGCCCAAACAGACAAATTGATCAGATTCAAGAGACTTTTATGTGTGCCCATCATGTGCAGATACATGTTTGAGGGTTCCAGCAACAACAAGAGATACATGGCCAAATGATTGGAAATGTGTATTTATTGTCAATCTAACCCTTCTATCCAAACACCTCTTTGATTAGAGTTAGTTCATAGATACTCATGAGTTAGAGTTAGGTACTAACTCTAACCTCTAACTTAGAGTATCCAAACATGCAGGGCCAATGAACATGATCCAAAACTTCAAGACTCAATTGTTTTGGGCACACAATGTAGCTGCGAATTGTCAACAATTTAGTTGAAAATCACCCTAGATGTGCATACAAATGCTGATAACATACCAGATGTACTAGTAAATAATGACAATAAGCAATTATGTGGGGGATTCTGAATTTGAGAATGACAATGAAGAAAATAACAATGAGTGTGGTGTGAAAAAGAAGAGGTTGGAATGTTGGATGttgaaaagagaagaaaagggtTGGTTCTACAACACTGAAACAACATTGTTTCCTTAAAATACCATTGAAAGACCTCTGTTCCAGAATCAATGTCACCATAAAGAGATATTGGACTACTTTAAAGAACTAGAATAGGAAGATTATGAATTTTTCCACAAGATTAAATTGATGCTAAGCACAGGGTTGAGAACCTCTTTCCATGATAAAGATTATCTAATGATACCTTATATTTTTTCCTAACGAACTATAGAAATCTGCCAATATGAAACCACCTAGGAAGATTTTAGTACTGACTGGGAGTCAAGAGGGGTTAAAACCACATCCATCGAGTGCTTTAAAAAAACATGAATGGTGTGCTTatataactgttttatttacAAACAGATTCATACAACTAAAAAAAGTGAAGAAAAAGGAACACATATATGATGTACTTATGTAGACAAACAATAATGTTTGTACTTATCCAATTATAAATGAATTTTAATGCAATTATAAATATAAACTTTCACAATTTCAAACAAGAAACCTTGACATACAAAAATCGGAAAGATCCCTTGTTTATTTAGTGGTCTCAAGGATCTTGGTGATAGAATTGCAAAAAGTTGGGGATCCTTGTTGTATCATTGTCGTTTTGATACAATTGCTATGGCTTTAGTTATATAAAACAGACAACCATTAGAATCATTTGAGTCATAGCAATCTAGGGCATGTTAGTACCATATATATGGTAGTCAATTCTTTGCTCTGG carries:
- the LOC120713930 gene encoding glycosyltransferase BC10-like codes for the protein MKCYQLWKLGFSDMKGVTVPRTRASPRRRIWISVVVIFIIITVLWAYLYPPQDYSYPVRDWFPSEPTRELTDAETAARVVFRQILSTPPFISRNPKIAFMFMTPSQLPFEKLWELFFKGHEGRYTIYVHASREKPEHVSPIFVGRDIHSEKVGWGMITMIDAERRLLAKALEDIDNQHFVLLSESCVPLHNFDYVYDFLMGSRHSFLDCFNDPGPHGVYRYSKNMLPEVRESEFRKGSQWFSMKRQHAMVVIADSLYYTKFRLYCRPGMEEGRNCYADEHYLPTLFHMMDPAGIANWSVTYVDWSEGKWHPRSFRAKDVTYERLKNMTSIDVSIHITSDEKKELLQRPCLWNGLKRPCYLFARKFYPEAFDNLVNLFSNYTIF